The Alosa sapidissima isolate fAloSap1 chromosome 5, fAloSap1.pri, whole genome shotgun sequence genome has a window encoding:
- the prps1a gene encoding ribose-phosphate pyrophosphokinase 1a isoform X1, protein MNQATSKARDTEVSDLTNRGVEPLTDRSTHAGTPRMPNIKIFSGSSHPDLSQKIADRLGQELGKVVTKKFSNQETCVEIGESVRGEDVYIVQSGCGEINDNLMELLIMINACKIASASRVTAVIPCFPYARQDKKDKVGSRAPISAKLVANMLSVSGADHIITMDLHASQIQGFFDIPVDNLYAEPAVLKWIMENIHEWKNCIIVSPDAGGAKRVTSIADRLNVDFALIHKERKKANEVDRMVLVGDVKDRVAILVDDMADTCGTICHAAEKLVSAGATKVYAILTHGIFSGPAISRVNNASFEAVVVTNTIPQEDKMKHCSKIQVIDISMILAEAIRRTHNGESVSYLFSHVPL, encoded by the exons ATGAACCAGGCAACAAGCAAGGCAAGAGACACAGAGGTGTCTGATTTAACTAACCGGGGAGTTGAACCATTGACGGACCGGTCGACACACGCAGGTACACCCAG AATGCCAAACATAAAAATATTCAGCGGTAGTTCTCATCCGGACCTGTCACAGAAAATCGCCGACCGTTTAGGACAAGAGCTGGGAAAAGTTGTCACCAAAAAATTCAGCAACCAGGAGACATG TGTGGAGATTGGCGAGAGTGTCCGTGGCGAGGACGTGTACATTGTGCAGAGCGGCTGTGGCGAAATAAACGACAACCTGATGGAGTTGCTCATCATGATCAATGCGTGTAAGATTGCCTCCGCATCTCGAGTCACAGCAGTCATCCCTTGTTTCCCTTATGCCCGACAAGACAAGAAGGACAAGGTGGGG AGCCGCGCTCCAATCTCAGCTAAGCTGGTGGCCAACATGCTGTCTGTGTCTGGAGCAGATCATATCATAACCATGGACCTACATGCATCACAGATACAG ggCTTCTTCGACATCCCTGTGGATAACCTGTATGCTGAGCCTGCAGTGCTGAAGTGGATCATGGAGAACATACACGAGTGGAAGAATTGCATCATCGTCTCTCCTGACGCCGGGGGTGCCAAGAG GGTAACATCTATAGCTGATCGACTCAATGTGGACTTTGCCCTCATCCATAAGGAAAGGAAGAAGGCCAACGAGGTCGACCGCATGGTGCTTGTTGGAGATGTGAAAGACAGAGTGGCCATTTTGGTGGACGATATGGCTGACACCTGTGGCACAATATGCCATGCAGCGGAGAA ATTGGTGTCAGCAGGAGCCACTAAAGTTTATGCCATCTTGACGCATGGCATATTCTCCGGCCCTGCCATCTCCAGAGTGAACAACGCCAGCTTTGAGGCCGTGGTGGTCACTAATACCATCCCCCAGGAGGACAAGATGAAACACTGCAGCAAAATACAG GTGATTGATATCTCAATGATTTTGGCTGAAGCAATCAGACGAACACACAACGGAGAGTCTGTTTCCTACTTATTCAGCCACGTTCCATTGTAA
- the prps1a gene encoding ribose-phosphate pyrophosphokinase 1a isoform X2, translated as MNQATSKARDTEVSDLTNRGVEPLTDRSTHAGTPRMPNIKIFSGSSHPDLSQKIADRLGQELGKVVTKKFSNQETCVEIGESVRGEDVYIVQSGCGEINDNLMELLIMINACKIASASRVTAVIPCFPYARQDKKDKSRAPISAKLVANMLSVSGADHIITMDLHASQIQGFFDIPVDNLYAEPAVLKWIMENIHEWKNCIIVSPDAGGAKRVTSIADRLNVDFALIHKERKKANEVDRMVLVGDVKDRVAILVDDMADTCGTICHAAEKLVSAGATKVYAILTHGIFSGPAISRVNNASFEAVVVTNTIPQEDKMKHCSKIQVIDISMILAEAIRRTHNGESVSYLFSHVPL; from the exons ATGAACCAGGCAACAAGCAAGGCAAGAGACACAGAGGTGTCTGATTTAACTAACCGGGGAGTTGAACCATTGACGGACCGGTCGACACACGCAGGTACACCCAG AATGCCAAACATAAAAATATTCAGCGGTAGTTCTCATCCGGACCTGTCACAGAAAATCGCCGACCGTTTAGGACAAGAGCTGGGAAAAGTTGTCACCAAAAAATTCAGCAACCAGGAGACATG TGTGGAGATTGGCGAGAGTGTCCGTGGCGAGGACGTGTACATTGTGCAGAGCGGCTGTGGCGAAATAAACGACAACCTGATGGAGTTGCTCATCATGATCAATGCGTGTAAGATTGCCTCCGCATCTCGAGTCACAGCAGTCATCCCTTGTTTCCCTTATGCCCGACAAGACAAGAAGGACAAG AGCCGCGCTCCAATCTCAGCTAAGCTGGTGGCCAACATGCTGTCTGTGTCTGGAGCAGATCATATCATAACCATGGACCTACATGCATCACAGATACAG ggCTTCTTCGACATCCCTGTGGATAACCTGTATGCTGAGCCTGCAGTGCTGAAGTGGATCATGGAGAACATACACGAGTGGAAGAATTGCATCATCGTCTCTCCTGACGCCGGGGGTGCCAAGAG GGTAACATCTATAGCTGATCGACTCAATGTGGACTTTGCCCTCATCCATAAGGAAAGGAAGAAGGCCAACGAGGTCGACCGCATGGTGCTTGTTGGAGATGTGAAAGACAGAGTGGCCATTTTGGTGGACGATATGGCTGACACCTGTGGCACAATATGCCATGCAGCGGAGAA ATTGGTGTCAGCAGGAGCCACTAAAGTTTATGCCATCTTGACGCATGGCATATTCTCCGGCCCTGCCATCTCCAGAGTGAACAACGCCAGCTTTGAGGCCGTGGTGGTCACTAATACCATCCCCCAGGAGGACAAGATGAAACACTGCAGCAAAATACAG GTGATTGATATCTCAATGATTTTGGCTGAAGCAATCAGACGAACACACAACGGAGAGTCTGTTTCCTACTTATTCAGCCACGTTCCATTGTAA
- the prps1a gene encoding ribose-phosphate pyrophosphokinase 1a isoform X3, whose amino-acid sequence MPNIKIFSGSSHPDLSQKIADRLGQELGKVVTKKFSNQETCVEIGESVRGEDVYIVQSGCGEINDNLMELLIMINACKIASASRVTAVIPCFPYARQDKKDKVGSRAPISAKLVANMLSVSGADHIITMDLHASQIQGFFDIPVDNLYAEPAVLKWIMENIHEWKNCIIVSPDAGGAKRVTSIADRLNVDFALIHKERKKANEVDRMVLVGDVKDRVAILVDDMADTCGTICHAAEKLVSAGATKVYAILTHGIFSGPAISRVNNASFEAVVVTNTIPQEDKMKHCSKIQVIDISMILAEAIRRTHNGESVSYLFSHVPL is encoded by the exons ATGCCAAACATAAAAATATTCAGCGGTAGTTCTCATCCGGACCTGTCACAGAAAATCGCCGACCGTTTAGGACAAGAGCTGGGAAAAGTTGTCACCAAAAAATTCAGCAACCAGGAGACATG TGTGGAGATTGGCGAGAGTGTCCGTGGCGAGGACGTGTACATTGTGCAGAGCGGCTGTGGCGAAATAAACGACAACCTGATGGAGTTGCTCATCATGATCAATGCGTGTAAGATTGCCTCCGCATCTCGAGTCACAGCAGTCATCCCTTGTTTCCCTTATGCCCGACAAGACAAGAAGGACAAGGTGGGG AGCCGCGCTCCAATCTCAGCTAAGCTGGTGGCCAACATGCTGTCTGTGTCTGGAGCAGATCATATCATAACCATGGACCTACATGCATCACAGATACAG ggCTTCTTCGACATCCCTGTGGATAACCTGTATGCTGAGCCTGCAGTGCTGAAGTGGATCATGGAGAACATACACGAGTGGAAGAATTGCATCATCGTCTCTCCTGACGCCGGGGGTGCCAAGAG GGTAACATCTATAGCTGATCGACTCAATGTGGACTTTGCCCTCATCCATAAGGAAAGGAAGAAGGCCAACGAGGTCGACCGCATGGTGCTTGTTGGAGATGTGAAAGACAGAGTGGCCATTTTGGTGGACGATATGGCTGACACCTGTGGCACAATATGCCATGCAGCGGAGAA ATTGGTGTCAGCAGGAGCCACTAAAGTTTATGCCATCTTGACGCATGGCATATTCTCCGGCCCTGCCATCTCCAGAGTGAACAACGCCAGCTTTGAGGCCGTGGTGGTCACTAATACCATCCCCCAGGAGGACAAGATGAAACACTGCAGCAAAATACAG GTGATTGATATCTCAATGATTTTGGCTGAAGCAATCAGACGAACACACAACGGAGAGTCTGTTTCCTACTTATTCAGCCACGTTCCATTGTAA
- the prps1a gene encoding ribose-phosphate pyrophosphokinase 1a isoform X4 produces MLSVSGADHIITMDLHASQIQGFFDIPVDNLYAEPAVLKWIMENIHEWKNCIIVSPDAGGAKRVTSIADRLNVDFALIHKERKKANEVDRMVLVGDVKDRVAILVDDMADTCGTICHAAEKLVSAGATKVYAILTHGIFSGPAISRVNNASFEAVVVTNTIPQEDKMKHCSKIQVIDISMILAEAIRRTHNGESVSYLFSHVPL; encoded by the exons ATGCTGTCTGTGTCTGGAGCAGATCATATCATAACCATGGACCTACATGCATCACAGATACAG ggCTTCTTCGACATCCCTGTGGATAACCTGTATGCTGAGCCTGCAGTGCTGAAGTGGATCATGGAGAACATACACGAGTGGAAGAATTGCATCATCGTCTCTCCTGACGCCGGGGGTGCCAAGAG GGTAACATCTATAGCTGATCGACTCAATGTGGACTTTGCCCTCATCCATAAGGAAAGGAAGAAGGCCAACGAGGTCGACCGCATGGTGCTTGTTGGAGATGTGAAAGACAGAGTGGCCATTTTGGTGGACGATATGGCTGACACCTGTGGCACAATATGCCATGCAGCGGAGAA ATTGGTGTCAGCAGGAGCCACTAAAGTTTATGCCATCTTGACGCATGGCATATTCTCCGGCCCTGCCATCTCCAGAGTGAACAACGCCAGCTTTGAGGCCGTGGTGGTCACTAATACCATCCCCCAGGAGGACAAGATGAAACACTGCAGCAAAATACAG GTGATTGATATCTCAATGATTTTGGCTGAAGCAATCAGACGAACACACAACGGAGAGTCTGTTTCCTACTTATTCAGCCACGTTCCATTGTAA